From a region of the Coprococcus comes ATCC 27758 genome:
- a CDS encoding cation diffusion facilitator family transporter, producing the protein MTDILVKLFVKDYKDVEKVSVRTAYGVLASGVGIFCNVLLTIAKMVIGILLHSVSVTADAFNNLSDAGSSIIGMIGVKMAEKPADKEHPFGHGRLEYIAALIVSFLVIEVGFTFFKNAIVKIREPEELKFSLVSILILVLSIGVKLWLAMFNRKLGEKISSQVMMATAADALGDVITTAATILSVVFWRITGINIDGFVGLGVSLVVMWAGFGIAKDTLEPLIGIPATWEDYEKIKHFVEKYAGIEGSHDLVIHNYGPGRSMAIIHAEVPNDVPIDVSHEIIDRIEREAMEQLGISLTIHMDPVETRNEEVLQAKHETEKAVEALDPRCSIHDFRMVNGEKQINLIFDFVIPREYSEEKGNELTLTLMDRLQHHNPKYQCVITLDRSYVEEQR; encoded by the coding sequence ATGACGGATATACTTGTAAAATTATTTGTAAAAGATTATAAAGATGTAGAAAAGGTGTCTGTCCGTACAGCATATGGAGTGCTGGCAAGCGGAGTAGGCATCTTTTGTAATGTTCTGCTGACGATTGCGAAGATGGTGATAGGAATCCTTCTTCACAGTGTGTCTGTTACTGCAGATGCATTTAACAACTTATCGGATGCAGGTTCTTCGATCATTGGAATGATCGGAGTGAAGATGGCAGAAAAACCGGCAGACAAGGAGCATCCTTTTGGGCATGGCAGGCTGGAATACATAGCGGCACTGATCGTATCCTTTCTGGTGATTGAAGTTGGATTTACCTTTTTCAAAAATGCGATCGTGAAGATCCGGGAGCCGGAAGAGTTAAAATTCAGTCTGGTGTCGATCCTGATCCTGGTGTTGTCCATAGGTGTGAAGCTGTGGCTTGCGATGTTTAACCGGAAACTTGGTGAAAAGATTTCTTCCCAGGTGATGATGGCGACGGCGGCAGATGCACTTGGAGATGTGATCACGACAGCAGCGACGATCCTGTCGGTTGTATTCTGGCGGATTACAGGGATCAATATCGATGGCTTTGTCGGACTTGGTGTTTCACTGGTCGTTATGTGGGCCGGATTTGGGATTGCGAAGGATACGCTTGAGCCGCTGATCGGAATTCCGGCGACATGGGAAGATTATGAGAAGATCAAGCATTTTGTGGAAAAATACGCTGGAATCGAGGGCAGTCATGATCTGGTGATCCATAATTACGGACCGGGAAGAAGTATGGCGATCATTCATGCAGAGGTTCCGAATGATGTCCCGATTGATGTATCCCATGAGATCATTGACCGGATTGAGAGAGAGGCAATGGAACAACTGGGGATCTCGCTGACAATTCATATGGATCCGGTGGAGACTCGTAATGAAGAAGTACTTCAGGCAAAACATGAGACAGAAAAAGCTGTGGAAGCATTGGATCCGAGATGCAGTATCCATGATTTCCGCATGGTGAATGGAGAAAAACAGATCAATCTCATTTTTGATTTTGTCATTCCGAGAGAGTATTCTGAGGAAAAAGGGAATGAACTGACACTGACTTTGATGGACCGATTGCAGCATCATAACCCAAAGTATCAGTGTGTTATCACATTAGACAGAAGTTATGTGGAAGAACAGAGGTAA
- a CDS encoding acyl-[acyl-carrier-protein] thioesterase — protein MYTFESRVRFSEADHTELLTLPGLVNYFQDCSTFQSEDIGYGVESLKKSGQAWILSAWQIVVNRYPKLGEHIRVSTWATDFTGLFGLRNFKMEDEAGEMTAWANSVWVYMNMKKGRPCRPAKEEVEAYRPEAPLDVEFAPRKIVLPKELEDGESFPVRRHQIDTNEHVNNCQYIQMAIDVVPECERAGQIRVEYKKSAVMGDIIYPKMAVEEQRKIVELCDAEGNPYAVVEFKEK, from the coding sequence ATGTATACATTTGAAAGCAGAGTACGATTCAGTGAAGCAGACCATACGGAGCTTCTGACATTACCGGGGCTTGTTAATTATTTTCAGGACTGTAGTACTTTTCAGTCTGAGGATATCGGATATGGCGTGGAATCACTGAAAAAAAGCGGGCAGGCATGGATTCTTTCCGCATGGCAGATTGTAGTAAACCGTTATCCGAAACTCGGGGAACATATCCGGGTGTCCACCTGGGCAACGGATTTTACCGGACTTTTCGGACTTCGTAATTTTAAGATGGAGGATGAAGCAGGCGAGATGACAGCCTGGGCCAATTCGGTCTGGGTATATATGAATATGAAAAAAGGAAGACCATGCAGACCGGCGAAAGAAGAGGTCGAGGCTTATCGGCCGGAAGCACCACTGGATGTAGAGTTTGCGCCGCGTAAGATCGTGCTTCCAAAAGAACTGGAAGATGGAGAAAGTTTTCCGGTAAGACGTCATCAGATCGACACAAACGAGCATGTCAATAACTGCCAGTATATCCAGATGGCAATTGATGTGGTGCCGGAATGTGAGCGTGCCGGACAGATCCGGGTAGAATATAAAAAATCCGCAGTTATGGGTGATATTATTTATCCAAAGATGGCGGTAGAGGAACAGAGAAAAATAGTGGAACTTTGTGATGCGGAGGGAAATCCGTATGCGGTAGTAGAATTCAAGGAGAAATAA
- a CDS encoding M14 family metallopeptidase: MEKLKLAAGMTGEQKRYAVEAALLLGFQTETATFPVITADGEIPVPENMEELKALWKKSTGGTPEEYESASKHTGPIFDLDFRKEKGLETMLQKGDFLKDENQDLLPDVLDVKIVLPEDADDAMLVAACNLAWRFGMETTGYKGTITADAAYTGNRLVLEKAEQTELVREKEGESVKVSLRGDGEELIAFTSRLCMEFPQINGQRSWKDLLMDMVDDFVLRGADGQLAALKAMQKEQTGEYEVYGSPLWNDTQKKEAGDAKVYNYKSGQKMYEKVYELPWEVEVFEKLLEEKVYPQIRKGSKVKITGAVSENIKVRQKIKEKIEDRIQMLGAKPEDTSVICAYKQGYSWIVEEMLPVMKEAQADQVEIYFKPFLPEGQTDWLDENGATPSYHNLNADTPDKWYDLPIRYLQELYPVEDILVKELGIERDKVIFKAYEGEEDITYLCKGIKDEKVCCEDTYKAVWSERPYMDEYPQMGKVHPATGYVKAEIDGQEVFYQTVRTDMEEIWDVYQKEVLPDCRRYIEEKTGGKISADLQPFFHELRLDVTASEPDYATGSREDLISSLDALHEDMYFVGSDYFKNYGVKKADVMLDAPGLILPVIHEKEGRPVFKVTLTEPLKEEACIVKDGKAVLLQRKREEADAWIRAISWENDNFTFHIRTNGVQSNVLHTYSTLWSKGVLAECESVVAGTKLLFESEQGEIQYAALTPEREEKPKTKRIEEIDLHEHELIGYDTYREIIEELKQVPGIEVFRTAVSYTGRELYAVWIKPEYEGYLSMTKRISRIPGEMINARHHANEVSSTNAAFILIKKLLTEDVYKDLPDKLNLVIVPMENVDGAAIHYELQKEHPNWKFHVARFNSLGKEFYYEHFQQDTIHSEAMGLTRIYDRYVPDMIVDNHGVPSHEWEQQFSGYTSPSYKGFWLPRSLLYGYFWYVTNPEYKDNYPVNKVMEDVIADKIAEYPEMRELNREWSAQFEKYAHAWMPKLFPANYYKEMINYWIPFAADPNHRYPSIRFPWITTVAYTSEVADETAQGEYLNLCARAHVAHDEATIRMLMEAVHVMECHLEEQDGQILTSYIRQRPMIVKVTGKNK; this comes from the coding sequence ATGGAAAAATTAAAACTTGCAGCCGGCATGACAGGAGAACAGAAGCGTTATGCGGTTGAAGCAGCACTACTTCTGGGATTTCAGACAGAGACAGCTACATTTCCGGTGATCACAGCGGACGGTGAGATTCCGGTGCCGGAGAATATGGAAGAGTTGAAAGCCCTGTGGAAAAAGAGTACAGGGGGAACACCGGAAGAGTACGAATCAGCATCAAAGCATACAGGTCCGATCTTTGATCTGGATTTCCGTAAGGAAAAAGGGCTGGAGACGATGCTTCAGAAAGGGGATTTCCTGAAAGACGAGAATCAGGATCTTCTTCCGGATGTGTTGGATGTGAAGATTGTACTTCCGGAGGATGCAGATGATGCGATGCTCGTTGCAGCATGTAACCTGGCATGGCGTTTTGGTATGGAGACAACCGGATATAAAGGAACTATTACGGCAGATGCAGCTTATACAGGCAACCGGCTCGTTCTGGAAAAAGCAGAGCAGACAGAGCTTGTACGGGAAAAAGAAGGAGAAAGTGTAAAAGTATCTCTTCGCGGTGACGGAGAGGAACTAATCGCATTTACCTCCCGTCTCTGTATGGAATTTCCACAGATCAATGGTCAGAGAAGCTGGAAAGACCTGCTGATGGATATGGTGGATGACTTTGTACTGCGCGGCGCAGATGGCCAGCTTGCAGCTTTGAAAGCGATGCAGAAAGAGCAGACAGGAGAATACGAAGTATACGGATCTCCGCTCTGGAATGATACACAGAAAAAAGAAGCCGGGGATGCAAAGGTATATAATTACAAATCCGGACAGAAGATGTACGAGAAGGTGTATGAGCTTCCGTGGGAAGTGGAAGTTTTTGAAAAACTTCTGGAAGAAAAGGTTTATCCGCAGATCAGGAAGGGAAGCAAGGTAAAGATTACCGGTGCGGTAAGTGAAAATATAAAAGTACGCCAGAAGATAAAAGAAAAAATCGAAGACAGAATCCAGATGTTAGGTGCCAAGCCGGAGGATACCTCCGTTATCTGTGCATACAAACAGGGATATTCCTGGATCGTTGAAGAGATGCTTCCGGTGATGAAGGAAGCGCAGGCAGATCAGGTTGAGATTTATTTCAAACCGTTCCTGCCGGAAGGCCAGACAGACTGGCTGGATGAGAACGGTGCAACCCCGTCCTATCACAATCTGAATGCAGACACTCCGGACAAGTGGTATGATCTTCCGATCCGCTATCTGCAGGAACTGTATCCGGTAGAAGATATTCTGGTAAAAGAGCTTGGAATTGAAAGAGATAAAGTCATTTTCAAAGCTTATGAAGGCGAAGAAGATATCACTTATCTCTGCAAGGGGATCAAGGACGAAAAGGTCTGCTGTGAGGATACTTACAAAGCAGTCTGGTCGGAAAGACCATATATGGATGAATATCCGCAGATGGGAAAGGTTCATCCGGCAACCGGTTATGTAAAAGCAGAGATTGACGGACAGGAAGTATTTTATCAGACCGTCCGTACCGATATGGAAGAGATCTGGGATGTTTACCAGAAGGAAGTTCTTCCGGATTGCAGACGATATATTGAGGAAAAGACAGGCGGAAAGATTTCCGCAGACCTGCAGCCGTTCTTCCATGAACTGCGTCTGGACGTGACCGCAAGTGAACCGGACTATGCGACCGGATCAAGAGAGGATCTGATCTCTTCACTGGATGCTTTGCATGAAGATATGTATTTTGTCGGAAGTGACTATTTTAAAAATTACGGTGTGAAGAAAGCAGATGTCATGCTGGATGCGCCGGGACTGATCCTTCCGGTGATCCATGAAAAAGAAGGCAGACCGGTATTTAAGGTGACACTGACCGAGCCGTTAAAAGAAGAAGCATGCATTGTAAAAGATGGAAAAGCGGTTCTTTTACAGAGAAAACGGGAAGAAGCAGATGCATGGATCCGTGCCATTTCATGGGAAAATGATAATTTTACTTTCCATATCCGCACAAATGGTGTACAATCTAATGTATTACACACTTACTCAACATTGTGGTCAAAGGGTGTACTGGCAGAGTGTGAAAGTGTTGTTGCAGGTACGAAGCTTTTGTTTGAAAGTGAGCAGGGCGAGATACAGTATGCAGCACTTACACCGGAAAGAGAAGAAAAACCAAAGACGAAACGGATTGAAGAGATTGACCTGCATGAGCATGAACTGATCGGATATGATACTTACCGTGAGATTATCGAAGAACTGAAGCAGGTTCCTGGAATCGAAGTGTTCCGGACTGCGGTATCTTATACAGGACGTGAACTCTATGCAGTATGGATCAAACCGGAATACGAAGGATATCTGTCCATGACGAAGCGTATATCAAGAATTCCTGGCGAGATGATCAATGCAAGACATCATGCAAATGAAGTATCTTCGACAAATGCAGCATTTATCCTGATCAAGAAGCTGCTGACAGAAGATGTTTACAAAGATTTACCGGATAAACTGAATCTGGTGATCGTTCCGATGGAAAATGTGGATGGTGCGGCAATCCATTATGAATTGCAGAAAGAGCATCCAAACTGGAAATTCCATGTGGCAAGATTTAATTCGCTTGGAAAAGAGTTCTACTATGAACATTTCCAGCAGGATACGATCCACAGCGAGGCGATGGGATTAACCCGTATTTATGACCGGTATGTCCCGGATATGATCGTGGACAATCACGGAGTACCGAGCCATGAATGGGAGCAGCAGTTTTCGGGTTATACCTCCCCGTCTTACAAAGGCTTCTGGCTTCCGAGATCTCTGCTTTATGGTTATTTCTGGTATGTGACCAATCCAGAGTACAAGGACAATTACCCGGTCAATAAGGTAATGGAAGATGTGATAGCAGACAAGATTGCCGAGTATCCGGAGATGAGAGAATTGAACCGTGAATGGAGTGCTCAGTTTGAAAAATATGCACATGCATGGATGCCGAAATTGTTCCCGGCAAACTATTATAAAGAAATGATCAACTACTGGATCCCGTTCGCGGCAGATCCAAACCATCGTTATCCGTCGATCCGTTTTCCGTGGATCACAACGGTTGCTTATACCAGCGAGGTTGCAGATGAGACCGCACAGGGTGAATACCTGAATTTGTGTGCAAGGGCTCATGTGGCACATGACGAGGCGACTATCCGGATGTTGATGGAAGCAGTGCATGTGATGGAATGTCATCTGGAAGAGCAGGATGGACAGATTTTGACCAGTTACATAAGACAGCGTCCGATGATTGTCAAAGTGACTGGAAAAAATAAATAA
- a CDS encoding S1 RNA-binding domain-containing protein: protein MELGKKQMLTVVKVVDFGVYLGDDREKVLLPKKQVPAGIEPGDPIEVFLYKDSSDRLIATVNEPKLTLGESAILKVAQVGKFGAFLDWGLEKDLFLPFKEQTYKVKPGDECLVGLYIDKSQRLCATMKVYEYLTSDSPYQKDDQVEGIVYEVSDNFGAFVAVDGKYSALVPKREAPKSLRPGMKIHARVTEVKPDGKLNLSVREKAFIQMDKDALLVLARLEEKGGVLPFNDKADAEVIRAEFDLSKNAFKRAVGHLYKERKIEIRKDSIVLK, encoded by the coding sequence ATGGAATTAGGAAAAAAACAGATGCTTACGGTAGTAAAGGTAGTTGATTTCGGAGTATATCTGGGAGATGACAGAGAAAAGGTTCTTCTTCCGAAGAAGCAGGTTCCGGCAGGAATCGAACCGGGCGATCCGATTGAGGTGTTTTTGTATAAGGATTCTTCTGACCGTCTGATCGCAACGGTAAATGAACCGAAGCTTACACTGGGGGAAAGTGCAATACTGAAGGTAGCGCAGGTTGGCAAATTCGGTGCCTTCCTGGACTGGGGACTGGAAAAGGATTTGTTCCTGCCATTTAAGGAGCAGACTTATAAGGTGAAACCGGGGGATGAATGTCTGGTAGGACTTTATATTGATAAGAGCCAGAGACTCTGTGCGACCATGAAGGTATATGAGTATCTGACCAGTGATTCTCCTTATCAGAAGGATGATCAGGTAGAGGGAATCGTTTACGAAGTGAGTGATAATTTCGGGGCTTTCGTTGCAGTGGACGGAAAATATTCTGCGCTTGTGCCAAAGAGAGAAGCACCGAAAAGTCTAAGACCAGGAATGAAGATCCATGCGAGAGTGACAGAAGTAAAACCGGATGGAAAGCTGAATTTAAGTGTCCGTGAGAAAGCATTTATCCAGATGGATAAGGATGCGCTTCTGGTACTGGCGCGTCTGGAAGAAAAGGGCGGAGTCCTTCCGTTTAACGATAAAGCAGATGCGGAGGTGATCCGTGCGGAGTTTGATCTGAGCAAGAATGCATTCAAGCGTGCAGTCGGACATCTGTATAAAGAGCGTAAGATCGAGATCCGTAAGGACAGTATTGTTTTGAAATAG
- the spoIIR gene encoding stage II sporulation protein R: MKKIKAVVLVLIMILCGAAFARGMQVEAKANAVQEKLSGEVFRFHVLANSDSKEDQELKMKVKEAVVDYMCENLSNAGNAAEAKAWAICHKEELIRTAREVLQEEGCNDQITAEVVRCEFPDKTYGDITFPAGWYDALRIKIGKAQGHNWWCVLYPNLCFMDSVHAIVPKEGKEELRSVLTDEEYAMIVKGTPVKIKWFFLQLTE; encoded by the coding sequence ATGAAAAAAATAAAAGCAGTGGTGCTGGTACTGATCATGATTCTGTGTGGTGCGGCATTTGCAAGGGGAATGCAGGTGGAAGCGAAGGCGAATGCAGTGCAGGAAAAGTTATCCGGTGAGGTGTTCCGCTTTCATGTGCTTGCCAACAGTGACAGCAAAGAAGACCAGGAGCTTAAGATGAAGGTGAAAGAGGCTGTTGTAGATTATATGTGTGAGAATCTTTCGAATGCAGGGAATGCAGCGGAGGCGAAAGCATGGGCGATCTGCCACAAAGAAGAACTGATCCGGACGGCCAGGGAAGTCTTGCAGGAAGAAGGATGTAACGATCAGATAACAGCTGAGGTCGTGCGGTGTGAATTTCCGGACAAAACTTACGGAGACATCACCTTCCCTGCAGGCTGGTACGATGCACTCCGGATCAAGATTGGAAAGGCACAGGGGCACAACTGGTGGTGTGTTCTTTATCCGAATCTCTGTTTTATGGATTCTGTCCATGCAATTGTTCCCAAAGAAGGGAAGGAAGAGCTGCGGAGTGTGCTGACGGATGAAGAGTATGCGATGATCGTAAAAGGCACACCGGTAAAAATCAAATGGTTTTTCTTGCAATTGACGGAGTAA
- a CDS encoding TetR/AcrR family transcriptional regulator has product MTTHGKRHAKQDIMDAAWKLFTEQGYDETTIAQIIELSGNSRSTFYHHFRGKDELLFSLAYSYDSDYDSWLQTCDRTLPAADLLLAFNHFVLNNLEHSPYMDLFAPLYGLQVATTGTRHILNPDRNYYKILRKILFDGIKCGELKSDYSYVELSQMITSAQIGLTYSWCLTQRSFSLLQYGESLLTPFIESLRVN; this is encoded by the coding sequence ATGACAACGCACGGCAAACGACATGCAAAACAGGACATCATGGATGCAGCATGGAAGCTGTTCACAGAACAGGGCTATGACGAAACTACGATCGCGCAGATCATCGAACTCTCCGGTAATTCCCGCAGCACCTTTTACCACCATTTTCGTGGAAAAGATGAACTTCTCTTCAGCCTCGCCTATTCCTACGACAGTGACTATGATAGCTGGCTTCAGACCTGCGACCGGACGCTTCCAGCCGCCGATCTGCTGCTCGCCTTCAACCATTTTGTGCTGAATAACCTGGAGCACTCACCATATATGGATCTCTTTGCGCCCCTCTACGGTCTTCAGGTAGCTACTACCGGAACCAGACATATTTTAAACCCGGATCGTAATTATTATAAGATCCTGCGCAAGATCCTTTTCGACGGGATCAAATGTGGAGAACTAAAGTCAGACTACTCCTACGTCGAGCTCTCCCAGATGATCACCTCTGCCCAGATCGGTCTCACCTACTCCTGGTGTCTCACCCAGAGAAGCTTCTCCCTGCTTCAATACGGTGAATCCCTCCTGACACCATTTATTGAATCATTACGCGTCAACTAA